A segment of the Geoglobus ahangari genome:
GCCACGAGTCTATCTCCGGGTTTAATGTTTGCCTTCTCTCTAAGCTCTTTTGGCAAGAGTATCTGCCCCTTGCTGTCAACTGTCAGAATGGCCTCAATTCTCGTGGCTTTGCAACTTTTCATATTTTTCAGAAATTTCGTAATATTAAAAATTTTTTGAAATTACTCATCATCCATGCAAGGTTTATATCATGTGGTTGTACCATAATCCATGGAACTCGCAGAACTCGCAAAGAAGGTAAGCGAAAAATACAGTGAAACTGATAAAAAATCCGGTCCCTTGTTCCTTCTTGCAGTCTTCTTTGAGGAGGCTGGTGAGCTGGCCGAGGCGGTTAGGAAGGGGAATACGGAGGAGGTGAGGGAGGAGCTGGCCGACTGCCTCTTCATGGTTCTCAGTCTGGCCAACTACTATGGCGTGGACGTCGAGGAGAGGCTTGTGGAGAAGTACCTGCGGGACGATCCATCATCCCGGTGGGATCTCCCTTTTTAGCCGCTCCACAACCCTCCTCTTCTTTTCGAGGGCCTTTTCGAAGGCCTCGTCCACCCTCCTCCTCATCTCGTCGAAGTCCTCCGGCTTATCCTCCCCGACCATCTTCTTCACTGGTGTGTAAGCTGACTCCCTGAACTTTGGCCTGAGAGGCTCTATTCTGTCACCATCCACTGAGAATGCCCCGCTCCCCTTCTCAACCCATCCAACCACGTCGGCTTCAACTCCGGAAGACCTGATCCTCTCCAGAATCTCCTCTGCGTGCTCCTCTGGGCAGATCACCATCAGGGAGTCTATGGAGACGCCCATGAAGTCTATCTCGAGTTCTTCGAGCATCTCAAGCACCCTTCTGTTTATCAGCCTCCTTATCTTCCCCACATCGAAGTAGAGCGCGGTCTTTGAGGCTCTTGAGATCTCCTCCGCATCTCCCCTGATTCCCCCGTTCGTCACGTCGGACATCGCGTGCACCTTTTTGACCGCTTCTGACTCTATTATTGATCTCGCGGCGAAGATGAAGTCGAGGTTTATCGTCTCTTCCACAACTTCGTGCATCCCGTAGTATATTGCCGTGGTCGCGACCGTTCCACCTCCAGCACCCTCGGTGAGGATTATCACATCTCCCTCCCTTGCGTCCCTCCTCGGGGTTATGTGCCTCGAAACCCCAACACATCCCACAGCCCCGGTCATCCTCTCGCCTATGACCATGTCCCCTCCTATCCTCAGAGTGCTTCCCGCGATGAGAGGAACTCCAGTGAGCTCGCTCACGGCAGTTATGCCGGCGAGGTGGTCGAATATCTTGGAGACATCTCCGTCAT
Coding sequences within it:
- a CDS encoding AIR synthase-related protein, coding for MDIEGYARRHINDPDLIEKLAERIMEFKDVDESYARKLAEAVVLEVRNAYSKTSFLLDYHRTGVTMGKFGVGSRGTGDFYVHSKIAEMCGEAVVSSRDLDDAGVVKVGDYYVSVAIDGIHSRLSEFPFIAGFHVTRAAMRDVLVMGSSPIALFSDIHIADDGDVSKIFDHLAGITAVSELTGVPLIAGSTLRIGGDMVIGERMTGAVGCVGVSRHITPRRDAREGDVIILTEGAGGGTVATTAIYYGMHEVVEETINLDFIFAARSIIESEAVKKVHAMSDVTNGGIRGDAEEISRASKTALYFDVGKIRRLINRRVLEMLEELEIDFMGVSIDSLMVICPEEHAEEILERIRSSGVEADVVGWVEKGSGAFSVDGDRIEPLRPKFRESAYTPVKKMVGEDKPEDFDEMRRRVDEAFEKALEKKRRVVERLKREIPPG
- a CDS encoding MazG nucleotide pyrophosphohydrolase domain-containing protein; the protein is MELAELAKKVSEKYSETDKKSGPLFLLAVFFEEAGELAEAVRKGNTEEVREELADCLFMVLSLANYYGVDVEERLVEKYLRDDPSSRWDLPF
- the hgcC gene encoding HgcAB-associated protein HgcC translates to MKSCKATRIEAILTVDSKGQILLPKELREKANIKPGDRLVAISGCDENGEPCCLILVRAELLDESIRDVLSPMLRGVVQ